ATATTTTTTTATAAGTAACTTTTTTATCTTTAATCATTTCAATAAATTCTGTTCCTTTAGTTTGATGAACAGTTAATTTAGTTTGTGTTTTTGCAAGATCCATTAAATCTTTTTCAATTGATCTTGCTTGAGGTGAAATAATTACAAGATCTGTTTCTGCAATATAAACTGAATAATTTTCAATTGAACAAGCTTTTGCATTTATTTTGTATTCAGATTCTTTAAAAACTTGATTAATTGTTTCAGCAAGCATTGCGCTTGTTCCTGCACCCATACAGATAACTAAAATTTCATATGTTTTCTTTGTAGAATTGTCTTCTTTATTAATTTGTTTTGTTTCAATAATTATTTCATCATTGTTTAAATTATTTTTTAATTGTTGTTTTTTATTTTTAATTTCTAAATGAATTTTTTTTCTAAAAAATAAATCGCCTAAATATTGAATTCCATTTCTAAAATCTACAAACTCTTTTTCTTTAGTTGCTTGACTTAATTCTTTTTTGTAATATACACTATCTTGTAAAATTAAAAATGGTGAGTACATTCCAAAACTTATTAAAATTCAAATTAATGGTAAAATAAACGATTCTCATTGGAAACCAGTACTTAACGGTAATGCAAAGAAAGTTGGCATACTTCAAGGCATTGCAATATAACTAGAATTCATATTTAAAACTTCAACAAAAAAACTCCTAGTAAACTATTAAATATTGGTGTTAATAAAAAGGAAATTGCCATCAATGGATTTAGAATTGTTGGAATTCCAAATAAAACTGGTTCATTTACTTGAAACATTATTGGAATTATTGCAACTAAACCAATTGATTTAAGTTGTTTTGATTTACAAAATAAAATTATTGCTAAAGGAACAGCTATTTGAGCTCCAGTTCCCCCCATTGAAAATGCTCCCATTTTAAATGGATCAGTGCATAAATTTGATGCATGTTCTCCTTGATTAACTAAAACAATATTTTCTTCTAATCCTAGTGCAGCTAGAGTATCTGTTATTCCACTTCAAACAGAAGTATAAATACCTAAAAATCATGTTAATGACAATACAAAAGCTCATATAACAAAAAATCAATTACTATTTGCCCCTTTTAATAAAGGAGTTAATCAATTAAATAGAACATTTAAAAAGGAATCTCCTAAAAAAATGCAAATAAAAATCCAAAAACTCCAAATACAATTATTACAAATAATAAAGAAAAAATATTTAAAAATGCTTGTGATATATTTTGAGGAACTTGTTTTGGTAATCTAATTATAATATTAAATTTATAACACAAATAAAAAAACCAAGGTACTATTGTTCCACAAATTATTGATATAAAAATCCCTTTTACACCAAAAATACTAAATAGTATGTTAAAAAAGCTACCATCTTTTGAATGTCCTACAGAAATTAAAAAATAAGCTATATATGTTGAAAAGGCATTAATGATAATATTCATTTTTTTGCTTGCTTCAAGTTTTGAATTTATTTTTTCAGACATTCTAGAGGAAATCGCAATACATAAACATGCACCCAACAAACCATATGATAAATTATACAATCTTAAACAAAAAGCTTTAAAATCATTATATCAACTATCAGCAGATGGTTTATAGCCAAATGAAATAGGTAACTCTGCTATCAATATAAATAAAGTTGAAGCTATTATAATAGGCATAACAAGTATAAAACTTTCCATAATTGAGGCTACAAATTTATTTTGAGAAATTTTTTGTGCTAAATTTATTCCTTTTTGTCCAAATTTTTTAAATAAGTTTTCAACTTTTCTTTTTTCTTTTATCATTTTATACTCCTTTAAAGAAATAAAAATTAAATTATTATACTTTTCATAATAGAATTCATCATTTCATTTTTTAATTTCTTTATCAAAAATAGTATCACTATAATCATTTTTAATTAATTCATTAATTTTATTAATAACAGCATCATTTTTACCTTCATATTTTGTATTAATAAAAGATTCAATAATTTAATACATTAATCCAAGCCCTATTATTCTTCCCCCAAATCCAACAATATTTGCTTCATAATTTTTACGTGCATCTACAGCTGAAATAACATCTTTTGTTAAAATTACTCTAGCGCCCTTTACTTTTTGTGCCCCATTTGAAATTCCAACACCTGTTCCACAAATTACTATTCTGAAATCTGCTTCATGTTTAACAACTTTATTAGCAACTCTTTGTCCAAAAATTGGATAATGAGTTCTTGTAAAATCAAATGTACCACAATCTATTACTTCAATTTTATCTCTTTTTAACATTTCAATTATTTTATCTTTGATATCAGTTACTATGTGATCACAACCAATTGCAATTTTCATTATTCACCCTCCAATAAATTATTTAACATATTAATTCTTACTAAATGTCTTCTTGCTTCAAAATTAGCATTTAAATATGAATCAATTATTTCCACCATATTTTTTTTGCAATAATTTTGTAACCTAAAGATAAAACATTTGGATTATTATGTTGAATTGTCATTCTTGATGAATGAAAATCTGAAATTTGAGCAACCACAATTCCTTTATTTTTAGCCATTATTAAAAATGGTAATGTTCCATAATCATCAATAAAAATAACTCTATTAATTTCATTTGTTTAAATTTCTTTAACTAATTGTTTATAAACTTCAAAAATATCATCAATTTCAATAAAATTTATTTTAAAATTATTGTTTTTAATATTTTCAATTAAATAATCTTTGTAACATTTATTAATATTTTTATCAAATAATATTTTTATTTTTTCCATTTTGTATCTCCATTAATATAATACAACAAAATGATAAAACAATAAAAAAAATGATAATAAATTATCATTTTATATCAATATGTGATTTTATATTTTCAAACTCTTTTTTTATAATTTCTTCATTAGTTAAAAATAAATCTATTTTTGAACTATCTACAATTTTGCTACCTGAAGGTGTAGGATTAAATTTTGAACTATCTACTAAGCAAATTACATTATTTGAATTTTTTATTACTAATTTAATTAATTCAGCTTCATCATCATTGTTATTATATAAGAAAAAATTTTTATCAATATTTGTAACAGTTATAAATGATTGAGAAAATCTCAAATCCTCAACAGTTTTGTTTGCAATTGGACCACATAATGCACTTGACTGAAGTCTAAGTTTTCCACCAATTATTACTACTCTGTGAATATTTTTATTTGAATTTGCAAGTCTTGCTATTTCAAAACCATTTGTATATACAATTTTTATTGGTCTGTCGATATTCTTAACAAAATTTTCCATTGTTGTTCCAGCACTTATAAAAATTTCATCAGCATTAAGTTCTTTTACAGCTAATTTTGCAATATTATTTTTTTCTTCTTTATTTTTTGCTTGTTTTTCAATTCTTGTTGTTTCATATTCTTTATTTTCAACTAATTTAATTAAGCCCAATTCCTGATAGATATAATTTAAATTTATTAATTCTTTTAGATCTCTTCTTGCAGTTATTAAAGGTATATTTTCTAACTCTGCTAAATTTAAATATGCTTTCATACTTATATCTTTTTCTTCTTTAAAGAAATCAATATATTTTTTAAACCTTATATGCTTTTCAATTTTCATATATTCACCTTTTTCGTTCACTTATATTTAATCATATTTTATAAAAAATAATAAAAAATTATCACTTTTTATCAAAATTTATGATAGTTTTAAAGTGAGGTGAATATATGAAAACTAAATTAAAAGAAGAATTATTAAAAGCAAAGCAAGGTAAATATGCTATTCCTGCTTTTAATTTTGATAATTTAGAAATGATGAAGGGAATAATTGAAGCAGCAGAAGAAGAAAAATCTCCTGTAATTCTAATGGTTACAGAGAGTGCTGCAAAATATATGGGAATTGATTATGTATTTAGTTTTGCATTAACTGCAACAAATAATGCAAATATTCCTGTTATATTACATTGAGATCATGGTTTTGATATTGATTTAATTAAAAAAGCAGTTGATGCTGGTTTTTCAAGTGTAATGCTTGATTCTTCATTAAAACCTTTTGAAGAAAATGTAAAAGAAACTATTGAAATAGTAAATTATGCTCATTCAAAAGGTGTTCAAGTTGAATCAGAAATTGGACATGTTGGGGGAAAAGAAGATGATAGAAACTCTGATTCTAAAGGTTATACTGATGTAAATGAAGCAATTGAGTTTGAAAAATTAACAAAAATTGATGCTTTGGCAATTGCAATTGGTACAAGTCACGGTTTATTTAAAGGACAAGTTAAACTACAATTTGATTTACTAAAAGAAATTGAATCAAAAGTATCAGCTCCCCTTGTAATTCACGGCTCAAGTCAAGTGCCACTTGAAGATTTACAAAAAACTATAAGTTTAGGAATTACAAAAATAAATATTGGAACAGATTTAAAAATGGCTTGTGCAAATGGTTTAAAACATTGATTTGAAAAAAATCCACAAGGATTTGATGCAAGAAAATATGGAAAAGAAGCAATTGAGTTTGTAAAAAAAGAAGCCAAAATTAAAATCAGAGCATTTGGTTCAAATAATAAAGCTTAAAGAAACTAGTAAATTAATTTTTTCCTTCTAAATAAATTAACAATAAAATTTAAATAAATAAAAAATAACCTATTTGAAAAAAATTTACAAAATATTTTTCTAGGTTATTTTTTAACAAAATTTATTCTATATTAATTATTTTTAAACTATCCATTGAAAGTAACATTTCTTCAATTAGCTCTAATGATGCTATTTTATCTGAATAAGCAGTTGCACTTCCACAAACTATTCCCATTTTAAGAGCTTTAGTATAGTCTTTTGTTTTTATATATTCACTTAAAAATCCACCAAGCATACTATCACCAGCACCTGCTGCATTAACTAATTGTTTATTTCAATTACCAATACTACACTTTTGTGTAATTTCTTTATTTAAGAAAATAGCACCTTCATCTCCCATTGAAATTAAAATGTTTTGAACACCTTTATCTAATAATTGTTTAGCTGCTTTTAATATATCATTTTGATTTTTTATTTCTGAACCTGTTGTTATAGACAATTCTTCTATATTAGGTTTTATTAAAAATGGTCTTTTTTCAATGGCATATTTTAAGGAATCACCGAATGCATCAATAACACAATGTGCATTTAAAGAATTTGTTAATTCTGCAATTTGTGCATAAATTTTATTATTAACTCCTGTTGGAATACTTCCTGTGGCAATAACATAATCATTTGTTGATACATTTTCT
This genomic window from Spiroplasma taiwanense CT-1 contains:
- a CDS encoding PTS transporter subunit EIIC, giving the protein MSLTWFLGIYTSVWSGITDTLAALGLEENIVLVNQGEHASNLCTDPFKMGAFSMGGTGAQIAVPLAIILFCKSKQLKSIGLVAIIPIMFQVNEPVLFGIPTILNPLMAISFLLTPIFNSLLGVFLLKF
- a CDS encoding 1-phosphofructokinase family hexose kinase; the protein is MANNIYIISLSPAIDYILKFDELKMNKTNRPNNVEMYPAGKGIHISMLLNNLKVKNESIIFSNGDFEKFFYKNLDLMKIKYKKFNSLGEIRINLKLIDQNQTECSVTSSEIENSELEKLMQYLKENVSTNDYVIATGSIPTGVNNKIYAQIAELTNSLNAHCVIDAFGDSLKYAIEKRPFLIKPNIEELSITTGSEIKNQNDILKAAKQLLDKGVQNILISMGDEGAIFLNKEITQKCSIGNWNKQLVNAAGAGDSMLGGFLSEYIKTKDYTKALKMGIVCGSATAYSDKIASLELIEEMLLSMDSLKIINIE
- a CDS encoding class II fructose-bisphosphate aldolase, translating into MKTKLKEELLKAKQGKYAIPAFNFDNLEMMKGIIEAAEEEKSPVILMVTESAAKYMGIDYVFSFALTATNNANIPVILHWDHGFDIDLIKKAVDAGFSSVMLDSSLKPFEENVKETIEIVNYAHSKGVQVESEIGHVGGKEDDRNSDSKGYTDVNEAIEFEKLTKIDALAIAIGTSHGLFKGQVKLQFDLLKEIESKVSAPLVIHGSSQVPLEDLQKTISLGITKINIGTDLKMACANGLKHWFEKNPQGFDARKYGKEAIEFVKKEAKIKIRAFGSNNKA
- a CDS encoding RpiB/LacA/LacB family sugar-phosphate isomerase; the encoded protein is MNRVIFIDDYGTLPFLIMAKNKGIVVAQISDFHSSRMTIQHNNPNVLSLGYKIIAKKIWWK
- a CDS encoding PTS sugar transporter subunit IIB, coding for MNSSYIAMPWSMPTFFALPLSTGFQWESFILPLIWILISFGMYSPFLILQDSVYYKKELSQATKEKEFVDFRNGIQYLGDLFFRKKIHLEIKNKKQQLKNNLNNDEIIIETKQINKEDNSTKKTYEILVICMGAGTSAMLAETINQVFKESEYKINAKACSIENYSVYIAETDLVIISPQARSIEKDLMDLAKTQTKLTVHQTKGTEFIEMIKDKKVTYKKILEGLNLN
- a CDS encoding DeoR/GlpR family DNA-binding transcription regulator, with the protein product MKIEKHIRFKKYIDFFKEEKDISMKAYLNLAELENIPLITARRDLKELINLNYIYQELGLIKLVENKEYETTRIEKQAKNKEEKNNIAKLAVKELNADEIFISAGTTMENFVKNIDRPIKIVYTNGFEIARLANSNKNIHRVVIIGGKLRLQSSALCGPIANKTVEDLRFSQSFITVTNIDKNFFLYNNNDDEAELIKLVIKNSNNVICLVDSSKFNPTPSGSKIVDSSKIDLFLTNEEIIKKEFENIKSHIDIKW
- a CDS encoding PTS transporter subunit EIIC, with amino-acid sequence MIKEKRKVENLFKKFGQKGINLAQKISQNKFVASIMESFILVMPIIIASTLFILIAELPISFGYKPSADSWYNDFKAFCLRLYNLSYGLLGACLCIAISSRMSEKINSKLEASKKMNIIINAFSTYIAYFLISVGHSKDGSFFNILFSIFGVKGIFISIICGTIVPWFFYLCYKFNIIIRLPKQVPQNISQAFLNIFSLLFVIIVFGVFGFLFAFF